The genomic interval aacaagttccctatatatgctgcctacaagagacccacctcaaaacaagggacacatacagactgaaagtgaagggctggaaaaagatataccatgcaaatagagaccaaaagaaagcaggagtggcaatactcatatccgataaaatagactttaaaacaaaggctgtgaaaagagacaaagaaggccactacataatgatcacaggatcaatccaagaagaagatataacaattataaatatatatgcacccaatataggagcaccgcaatatgtaagacaaatgctaacaagtatgaaaggggaaatcaacaataacacaataatagtgggagactttaataccccactcacacctatggacagatcaactaaacagaaaattaacaaagaaacgcaaactttaaatgatacaatagaccagatAGACCTAATTGATAACTAGaggacatttcactccaaaacaatgaatttcacctttttctcaagtgctcacggaaacttctccaggatagatcacatcctgggccataaatctaaccttgataaattcaaaaaaatcgaaatcattccaagcatcttctctgaccataatgcattaagattagatctcaattacaggagaaaaactattaaaaattccaacatatggaggctgaacaacacgcttctgaataaccaacaaatcacagaagaaatcaaaaaagaaatcaaaatatgcataaaaacaaatgaaaatgaaaacacaacaacccaaaacctgtgggacactataaaagcagtgctaaggggaaagttcatagcaataccaGCTCACCTCAAGAAACAGgggaaaagtcaaataaataacctaactctacacctaaagcaactagaaaaggaagaaatggagaaccccagagttagtagaaggaaagaaatcttaaaaattagggcagaaataaatgcaaaagaaacaaaagagaccatagcaaaagtaaacaaagccaaaagctggttctttgaaaggataaataaaattgacaaaccattagccagactcatcaagaaacaaagagagagttTGCGTCCAATCTCGCGCGCTGACGCGCTCAGCGCCGGGTcctccacactcccaggcccccgCGGCTGTTACCATCCCAGCCGCGGGGAGCCCCGCCTAATCTGGAGGCGCTCTGCCACAGGGGCTGGACCCACACCTATTTCTGGGAATCTGGCCTCCCGGGAAGAAGGCCAGACTCAGGGACTATGCCCTGTTCCCCAGCCCTCCAGGGCCCCAACTACTCTGAACAATAAGATTAGAGCCTTTCTCAGCCCAGACCGTCTTGCTACACATTCTGCCATCTGCTCCACCCTACAGCCTAGAGAGTCTGTCAGCTTTGGAAGATGCTAGCTAAACAGTCTGCTCCATGGAGACATGTGCCTGACATCTTACAGAGAATCAGTGACGTTTGAAGATGTAGCTGTAGACTTCACCCAGGAAGAGTGGGCCCTGCTGGACACATCCCAGAGAAAGCTGTTCAGAGatgtgatgctggaaaatatcAGTCATCTGGTCTTCGTGGGGTATCAGCATTGCAAATTGGATGTGATTTTCCAGTTGGAGCAAGGTGAAGAGCTGTGGATTGAAGGAAGAGGATTTTTCCAAAGCCACAGTCCAGGCAGGGAAAGTGCCTTTAAAGAATTGTTAGCCACACAGCATATCAGCAAGAAGGACACATCTACAATCATCCCAACGACGTTTCACACTCCAGAGGATCCCTGTGAATGTAATGATTTGGAAGAAGATTTCACTCCTAGCTCCACACTGAGTCAACATTTGTTAACTCACACAGAAAAGACACCCAATATCAGCAAACAGTATCAAAAATCCCATAGTGACCAGTCATACCTTAATCCACATAAGCAGATGCACTCCAGAGGTAAATCTTGTGAGTGCCATCTGTGTGGTAAAGCCTTCAGCAAATTGCTCTAGCCTTAGAAGACACGAGATGAcccatactggagagaaaccttatgaatGCCATATCTGTGGGAATGCCTTTATTCAAAGCTCTGACCTTAGAAAACACAATCTgactcacactggagagaagccgTATGAATGTCATCTCTGTGGAAAAGCCTTTAGTCAGTCCTCCAACCTCAGACAGCATGAAA from Budorcas taxicolor isolate Tak-1 chromosome 3, Takin1.1, whole genome shotgun sequence carries:
- the LOC128044883 gene encoding LOW QUALITY PROTEIN: zinc finger protein 596-like (The sequence of the model RefSeq protein was modified relative to this genomic sequence to represent the inferred CDS: deleted 1 base in 1 codon), whose product is MCLTSYRESVTFEDVAVDFTQEEWALLDTSQRKLFRDVMLENISHLVFVGYQHCKLDVIFQLEQGEELWIEGRGFFQSHSPGRESAFKELLATQHISKKDTSTIIPTTFHTPEDPCECNDLEEDFTPSSTLSQHLLTHTEKTPNISKQYQKSHSDQSYLNPHKQMHSRGKSCECHLCGKAFSKCSSLRRHEMTHTGEKPYECHICGNAFIQSSDLRKHNLTHTGEKPYECHLCGKAFSQSSNLRQHERTHTGEQPYECQLCGKTFSKCSALRRHERTHTGEKPYECHLCGKPFSQCSALRRHEGTHNGEKIMNVFSKYSDLR